A region from the Salvia splendens isolate huo1 chromosome 15, SspV2, whole genome shotgun sequence genome encodes:
- the LOC121768182 gene encoding pentatricopeptide repeat-containing protein At4g19440, chloroplastic-like gives MDMRRSALQKSATNTAAILFFPIKRPLTVSPHPLPRPGNLIAKSKPKEAPQSPNPPASAAFDQRFRDTASLSSALFAPNLNSFQCSDLLNHLNPSQFDSIFWEIHNNVDPSTALKFFYVAGNRCSFRFSLRSYCVLFHLLLSKNHDSAARLLLIRLIDGKLPMTLRDDVGDWHREIATVLADACVGSERFRGGVRAFDILAHVYVSDLKSFGFDVAMDVFRLLASRELVPSVRTCVFFMSTLVKEGEPEKGYEVFTIVSRKFSPDVHLYSIAINAQCKRGKVDEAIELFKQMESKGVAPNVVIYNNLMHGLCRNGRLEEAFQLKERMVDKGMQPTHVTYGVLINSLMELQKYGEADCVLKEMSSKGLIPNVVVYNTLIHGFCKIGNLTIALKLKDDMSLLGVIPNSVTYNTLINGLCKDNQIDLAEQFLRKMMKGGLCINIGTIHSVIHGLCKNLRLDSALTYTMLMIFKNLRPDNMLLTTLMSRLCQNHMHSEALKLYYDLQGTGVGCNTVTSNALVFGLSEIGNVQEAKSIIKSMLDCGVRLDTFTYNALIYGCCKEDKLEIGFKLKEEMTEKGISTDIVTYNMLINRLSKKGKMDEALMLWHECRRNDLVPDVHLYAVMIAGYCNGEDFEEAMNFFDMLLQQNIKPNSVVYNILIRAYSRVGNMPEAFKLFDEMRSKGIPRTLVTYSSLIHGMGNVGRVNESTYLFDEMRKDGLQPDVVCYTALIGGYCKLGQMNEATSVLQEMSSFNIQPNKITYTVIIHGYCKLGRTEEAAEGLREMLSKGITPDSVTYNVLSHGFCKEGDAKEAFALWEHMSDRGINLDDVAHTSLVHCMSQQSKIENH, from the coding sequence ATGGACATGAGAAGATCCGCCCTCCAGAAATCCGCCACCAACACCGCCGCGATACTCTTCTTTCCTATCAAACGACCGCTAACCGTCTCGCCTCATCCTTTACCACGACCGGGGAATCTCATCGCTAAATCTAAACCCAAAGAGGCGCCTCAATCGCCGAATCCCCCTGCTTCAGCTGCATTTGATCAGCGATTTCGTGATACTGCGAGTTTGTCTTCTGCTCTATTCGCACCGAATTTGAATTCATTTCAGTGTAGCGATTTGCTTAACCATTTGAATCCTAGCCAATTTGATTCGATTTTTTGGGAAATTCATAATAATGTTGATCCTTCCACCGCATTGAAGTTCTTTTATGTTGCGGGGAACCGCTGCAGCTTTAGGTTTTCGCTTAGATCGTATTGCGTATTGTTTCACTTGTTGCTTTCTAAGAATCACGATTCAGCTGCGCGGTTGCTCTTGATAAGATTGATTGATGGAAAGTTGCCCATGACGTTGAGGGATGATGTTGGGGATTGGCATAGGGAGATTGCTACTGTTTTGGCAGATGCTTGTGTTGGTTCGGAGAGATTTAGGGGAGGGGTGAGAGCGTTTGATATTTTGGCTCATGTTTATGTTAGTGATCTTAAGAGCTTCGGATTTGATGTTGCAATGGATGTATTTAGGCTCTTAGCCAGTAGAGAGTTGGTTCCATCTGTCAGGACTTGCGTTTTTTTTATGAGCACTCTTGTTAAGGAAGGCGAACCTGAGAAAGGCTACGAAGTTTTTACTATTGTTTCGAGAAAGTTTTCACCAGATGTTCACTTATACAGTATTGCAATAAATGCGCAGTGCAAAAGAGGTAAGGTTGATGAGGCAATTGAACTGTTTAAGCAAATGGAGAGTAAAGGAGTTGCTCCGAATGTTGTTATATATAACAATCTAATGCATGGCCTATGTAGAAACGGGAGACTGGAAGAGGCATTCCAGCTTAAGGAGAGAATGGTAGATAAGGGGATGCAACCAACTCATGTTACTTATGGTGTGCTGATTAACAGTCTGATGGAGCTTCAGAAATACGGTGAAGCTGATTGTGTCTTGAAAGAGATGTCGAGTAAGGGGCTTATTCCCAatgttgttgtttataacacATTGATTCATGGGTTTTGTAAGATAGGAAATTTGACAATTGCCCTGAAGTTAAAGGATGATATGTCATTACTAGGTGTTATTCCTAATTCAGTTACGTATAATACTCTCATAAATGGACTCTGCAAGGACAATCAAATAGATTTAGCCGAGCAGTTCTTAAGAAAAATGATGAAAGGAGGATTATGTATAAACATAGGTACTATACATTCTGTCATTCATGGATTATGTAAAAACTTAAGATTGGACTCTGCTCTTACGTACACCATGTTGATGATCTTTAAGAATTTGAGGCCTGACAATATGTTGCTGACAACATTGATGAGCAGACTTTGTCAGAATCATATGCATTCAGAAGCCTTGAAGCTGTATTATGATCTGCAGGGTACAGGAGTTGGTTGCAATACAGTGACCTCAAATGCCCTTGTTTTTGGACTTTCTGAAATTGGTAATGTGCAAGAAGCCAAATCTATCATCAAGAGCATGTTGGATTGTGGTGTTAGGTTGGATACTTTCACGTACAATGCACTCATCTATGGGTGTTGCAAAGAGGATAAGTTGGAAATTGGCTTTAAGCTCAAGGAAGAAATGACTGAGAAAGGAATCTCCACAGACATTGTGACGTACAACATGCTGATAAACAGATTATCTAAAAAGGGTAAAATGGATGAAGCGCTGATGTTGTGGCACGAATGCCGAAGGAATGATCTTGTTCCTGATGTTCATTTATATGCAGTAATGATAGCAGGGTATTGCAATGGTGAAGATTTTGAAGAGGCTATGAATTTCTTTGATATGTTACTCCAACAGAATATTAAGCCGAATTCTGTTGTATATAACATACTCATTAGAGCATACTCTAGGGTTGGAAACATGCCAGAGGCCTTCAAACTCTTTGATGAGATGAGAAGCAAAGGTATTCCACGCACCCTGGTCACCTATTCCTCTCTGATACATGGAATGGGCAATGTTGGCAGAGTAAATGAATCAACATATCTGTTTGATGAAATGAGGAAGGATGGCTTGCAGCCTGATGTAGTATGTTACACTGCACTAATTGGTGGTTATTGTAAACTAGGCCAGATGAATGAAGCAACAAGTGTCTTGCAGGAAATGTCTTCATTTAACATACAGCCGAATAAGATAACTTATACAGTAATAATCCATGGGTACTGCAAGTTGGGTAGGACGGAAGAGGCTGCTGAGGGTCTGAGGGAAATGCTAAGCAAAGGTATCACTCCTGATTCTGTGACTTACAATGTGCTGTCACACGGGTTCTGCAAAGAAGGGGATGCAAAGGAAGCTTTCGCCCTGTGGGAACACATGTCTGATAGAGGAATAAATTTAGATGATGTTGCACATACTTCATTGGTTCACTGCATGTCCCAGCAATCAAAGATAGAAAACCACTAA